Proteins from a single region of Labedella gwakjiensis:
- a CDS encoding ABC transporter permease, producing the protein MHPVLSRLLQAVVVFFGTSLLVFLAVFALPGDPLGTLAGDAQLTDTVVRNLEARYHLDQPVIVQYGHYVWGLLHGDFGTTVTGEDVGTILANAWPITVQLALTAWVIELAVGVTLGIVATIRPGGIVDRIATSATILTLAVPTFVLAFFAQQVIGLQLGWFPVAGSAAGWPVSFILPAACVAALGVGPIARLTRTSILQTVSADFVRTARSRGLSPLRVGTRYVLRNALVPVVTYLGLDLGSLLGGAVLVEGIFNLPGIGRALFTAVNTQQGSVVVGIVTAGVLVVLVANVLVDLLHRVLDPRISQ; encoded by the coding sequence GTGCATCCCGTTCTCAGTCGGCTGCTGCAAGCCGTCGTGGTGTTCTTCGGAACGTCGCTCCTCGTCTTCCTCGCGGTGTTCGCGCTGCCGGGCGACCCGCTCGGCACGCTCGCCGGCGACGCCCAGCTCACGGACACCGTCGTCCGCAACCTGGAGGCCCGCTACCACCTCGACCAGCCCGTCATCGTCCAGTACGGGCACTACGTATGGGGGCTGCTCCACGGCGACTTCGGCACCACGGTCACGGGGGAGGACGTCGGGACGATCCTCGCGAACGCGTGGCCGATCACGGTGCAGCTCGCGCTGACGGCGTGGGTCATCGAACTCGCGGTGGGCGTGACCCTCGGCATCGTGGCCACGATCCGACCCGGCGGGATCGTCGATCGCATCGCGACCTCGGCGACCATCCTGACCCTCGCCGTCCCGACCTTCGTCCTCGCGTTCTTCGCGCAGCAGGTGATCGGTCTGCAACTCGGATGGTTCCCCGTCGCGGGGTCCGCCGCGGGGTGGCCGGTGTCCTTCATCCTGCCGGCGGCGTGCGTCGCGGCGCTCGGTGTCGGGCCGATCGCGCGGCTCACGCGGACGAGCATCCTGCAGACGGTCTCCGCCGACTTCGTGCGCACGGCCCGTTCGCGAGGGCTCTCGCCGCTGCGCGTCGGAACCCGCTACGTCCTCCGGAACGCGCTCGTACCGGTTGTGACGTACCTCGGCCTCGATCTCGGCTCCCTTCTCGGAGGCGCCGTGCTCGTCGAGGGCATCTTCAATCTCCCCGGGATCGGCCGGGCCCTCTTCACGGCGGTGAACACGCAGCAGGGCTCCGTCGTGGTCGGCA
- a CDS encoding peptide ABC transporter substrate-binding protein has translation MTLPSSRPARRAGIAGLVALAVVLTGCSTGNTGGSDSPTDADAILSVGIQKPTSLIPGNSSGLFANTVVGALFDGLVDYDPETGETRNLVAASIETTDQKVWEIEIEDGWTFHNGEPVDAESFARAWNAAVDPDNAWVQSDQFSNIVGYDEVAPAEGEPTAETLSGIVVDDDLHLTVTLSTPNSQFPFLLGRSYYSPIPAAALEDPDAFAAQPIGNGPYEMTEPWTGGDEITTEAYDDYTGEAPSNGGVTFRIYTGNDVAYTDYQAGAVDIVTLNPADIPEADAAYPGLVKRSATDDWRNYLSLPTYLPGYDDPDIRKALSMAIDRQAIIDSLLDGEAHVATDYDIPVSVGYRDDACGESCTYDPDEAKALWDAAGGIDGKLVVTSVTGTGREVWAEAIANQWADTFGIDVTVEQVASENTWSGILGKEVQSPVALGAPANYPSPLDTLGPSYSSAGSVNGSFYDNPEFDALLADAAAAGDQADQLDLYAQAKDLLIEDTASILLWTYASTYVVSERASSYVPDSFNKGEFGSVTLTE, from the coding sequence ATGACCCTCCCCTCCTCACGGCCCGCGCGCCGGGCCGGAATCGCCGGCCTCGTCGCACTCGCCGTCGTGCTCACCGGTTGCTCGACCGGGAACACCGGCGGCTCCGACTCCCCGACGGACGCCGACGCGATCCTCTCCGTCGGCATCCAGAAGCCCACGAGCCTCATCCCCGGCAACAGCTCTGGCCTCTTCGCCAACACGGTCGTCGGGGCGCTCTTCGACGGCCTCGTCGACTACGACCCCGAGACCGGAGAGACGCGCAACCTCGTCGCCGCATCGATCGAGACGACCGACCAGAAGGTCTGGGAGATCGAGATCGAGGACGGCTGGACCTTCCACAACGGCGAGCCGGTCGACGCGGAGTCGTTCGCTCGCGCGTGGAACGCCGCCGTCGACCCCGACAACGCCTGGGTGCAGTCCGATCAGTTCTCGAACATCGTCGGGTACGACGAGGTCGCTCCCGCCGAGGGCGAGCCCACCGCCGAGACCCTCAGCGGGATCGTCGTCGACGACGACCTCCACCTCACGGTGACGCTCTCGACGCCCAACAGCCAGTTCCCGTTCCTCCTCGGGCGCTCCTACTACTCGCCGATCCCCGCCGCGGCGCTGGAAGACCCGGATGCTTTCGCTGCCCAGCCCATCGGCAACGGCCCATACGAGATGACCGAGCCGTGGACGGGAGGCGACGAGATCACCACAGAGGCGTACGACGACTACACCGGGGAAGCCCCCTCGAACGGCGGCGTGACCTTCCGGATCTACACGGGCAACGACGTCGCATACACCGACTACCAGGCCGGTGCCGTGGACATCGTGACGCTCAACCCGGCCGACATCCCGGAGGCCGACGCGGCCTACCCCGGCCTCGTGAAGAGGTCCGCGACGGACGACTGGCGGAACTACCTCAGCCTGCCCACCTACCTCCCGGGGTACGACGACCCCGACATCCGCAAGGCGCTCTCGATGGCCATCGACCGTCAGGCGATCATCGATTCGCTCCTCGACGGGGAGGCCCACGTGGCCACCGACTACGACATCCCCGTGAGCGTCGGCTACCGGGACGACGCGTGCGGCGAGAGCTGCACGTACGATCCCGACGAGGCGAAGGCTCTGTGGGACGCGGCCGGCGGGATCGACGGGAAACTCGTCGTCACCTCCGTCACCGGTACCGGCCGCGAGGTCTGGGCCGAGGCGATCGCGAACCAGTGGGCCGACACCTTCGGCATCGACGTGACGGTCGAGCAGGTGGCGTCGGAGAACACCTGGTCGGGGATCCTCGGCAAGGAGGTGCAGTCGCCCGTCGCCCTCGGCGCCCCGGCGAACTACCCCTCGCCGCTCGACACCCTCGGCCCGTCGTACTCCTCCGCCGGAAGCGTCAACGGCTCGTTCTACGACAACCCCGAGTTCGACGCGCTCCTCGCGGACGCGGCGGCAGCGGGCGACCAGGCCGACCAGCTCGACCTGTACGCGCAGGCGAAGGACCTCCTCATCGAGGACACGGCGTCGATCCTCCTCTGGACGTACGCGAGCACCTACGTGGTCTCGGAGCGCGCCTCGTCCTACGTCCCCGACTCCTTCAACAAGGGGGAGTTCGGAAGCGTCACTCTCACGGAGTGA
- a CDS encoding dipeptide ABC transporter ATP-binding protein, which yields MHRGSITEPQPEVVLSVDGLTVAYSDTEVVRNASFTVRAGETVAIVGESGSGKSTMTGAILGLLPRTASVSGTITACGTVVTEATERDMRALRGSQLAYVPQDPMSNLNPVLRVGPQVAEAGGVHRSQTRAEARTRAVVALERAGLAEAESRYRQFPHQLSGGMRQRSLIAMGMINDPTLLIADEPTSALDVTVQRVILDNLADLVARSGTSVLLVTHDLGLAAERADRVIVMRGGEIVEQGPSREVLFAPTAAYTRQLIGAAPVGRTAARVPRPVPEDAPVLLALENVGKVYPPRGHGSRRTAAVSAIAGVSLEVRAGQTLAVVGESGSGKSTAANIALKLTEPSSGVVRFDGADVTRLRGPALTAFRRRVQPIFQDPYASLDPMSTVGRIVEEPLRAFRIGDARSREERVRELLDLVGLPSALLERAPSELSGGQRQRVAIARALAPEPELIVCDEPVSALDVLVQATVLDVLQRIQSDLGVAYLFISHDLGVVESIAHDVVVMTGGTVVERGTVGDVFTDPQADYTRALLDAVPGRSLIDELALRGRPADPSS from the coding sequence ATGCATCGTGGATCGATCACCGAACCTCAACCCGAGGTCGTGCTGTCCGTCGACGGACTCACCGTCGCGTACAGCGACACCGAGGTCGTCCGGAACGCGTCGTTCACCGTGCGCGCCGGCGAGACGGTCGCGATCGTCGGCGAGTCCGGCTCCGGCAAGTCCACGATGACGGGGGCGATCCTGGGCCTGCTCCCGCGCACGGCCAGCGTCTCCGGCACGATCACGGCGTGCGGGACCGTCGTCACCGAGGCGACCGAGCGAGACATGCGCGCGCTTCGCGGATCGCAGCTGGCCTACGTGCCGCAGGACCCGATGTCGAACCTCAACCCGGTGCTCCGCGTGGGCCCGCAGGTGGCGGAGGCCGGGGGAGTGCACCGCTCCCAGACGCGGGCTGAGGCGCGCACGCGGGCCGTCGTCGCGCTCGAACGGGCTGGGCTCGCGGAGGCGGAGTCGCGCTATCGGCAGTTCCCGCACCAGCTCTCCGGGGGGATGCGGCAGCGCTCCCTCATCGCCATGGGCATGATCAACGACCCGACCCTCCTCATCGCCGACGAACCCACGTCGGCCCTCGACGTCACGGTGCAGCGCGTCATCCTCGACAACCTCGCCGATCTCGTGGCGCGGTCGGGGACGAGCGTGCTGCTCGTGACCCACGACCTCGGACTCGCCGCCGAGCGGGCCGACCGGGTCATCGTCATGCGAGGCGGCGAGATCGTCGAGCAGGGGCCCTCCCGCGAGGTCCTCTTCGCTCCCACGGCCGCGTACACGCGACAGCTCATCGGCGCGGCGCCCGTCGGCCGCACCGCAGCCCGCGTTCCGCGCCCGGTTCCGGAGGACGCGCCGGTCCTTCTGGCGCTCGAGAACGTCGGGAAGGTCTACCCGCCGAGGGGCCACGGCTCGCGGCGCACCGCGGCGGTGAGCGCGATCGCCGGCGTCTCGCTCGAGGTGCGCGCCGGTCAGACGCTCGCCGTCGTGGGCGAATCGGGTTCGGGCAAGAGCACGGCCGCGAACATCGCGTTGAAGCTCACGGAGCCGAGTTCCGGAGTGGTGCGCTTCGACGGTGCGGACGTGACACGACTCCGCGGTCCGGCACTCACCGCGTTCCGGCGTCGCGTCCAGCCCATCTTCCAGGACCCCTACGCGTCGCTCGACCCGATGTCCACCGTCGGACGGATCGTCGAGGAACCGCTCAGGGCGTTCCGGATCGGCGACGCGCGGTCGAGGGAGGAGCGGGTGCGGGAACTCCTCGACCTCGTCGGGCTGCCGAGCGCCCTCCTCGAACGCGCGCCCAGCGAACTGTCCGGCGGGCAGCGGCAGCGCGTCGCGATCGCCCGAGCCCTGGCGCCCGAGCCCGAGCTCATCGTGTGCGACGAGCCCGTCTCGGCCCTCGACGTCCTCGTACAGGCGACGGTCCTCGACGTCCTCCAGCGCATCCAGAGCGATCTCGGCGTCGCCTACCTCTTCATCTCCCACGACCTCGGTGTCGTCGAGAGCATCGCGCACGACGTCGTCGTGATGACCGGCGGAACGGTCGTCGAGCGCGGCACCGTCGGCGACGTGTTCACGGACCCGCAGGCCGACTACACGAGAGCCCTGCTCGACGCCGTCCCCGGCCGCTCGCTCATCGACGAGCTCGCGCTGCGCGGACGCCCCGCAGACCCCTCCTCCTGA
- a CDS encoding RraA family protein translates to MTALRVAVPFRAEPSPPRVDAAVLERLMTSSPAMLGHVTDFGFVRGLVPIAPIRPFAGPALTVLIPHADSTAVHHAMSLIRPGDVVVIDQSGDDHRSSFGGTLAAIAADAGAVAAISNGRTNDVREIAELGLPVFSRGATPLTTRIHGLEGRINVPVAIGGVVIMPGDVVFGDEDGVCVIPRAEAADVSERLAEMEADPVTRSLRSTVAAGTPLGRITGAERHFGGGRHE, encoded by the coding sequence ATGACGGCGCTGCGGGTGGCGGTCCCGTTCCGTGCCGAGCCGTCGCCGCCGCGCGTCGACGCCGCCGTCCTCGAGCGGTTGATGACGTCGTCACCCGCGATGCTCGGACACGTGACCGATTTCGGTTTCGTGCGCGGTCTCGTGCCCATCGCACCGATCCGCCCGTTCGCAGGGCCCGCGCTCACCGTGCTGATCCCTCATGCCGACTCCACCGCCGTGCACCACGCGATGTCGCTCATCCGACCGGGCGACGTCGTCGTCATCGACCAGTCCGGCGATGATCACCGCTCGAGCTTCGGCGGTACGCTCGCCGCGATCGCGGCGGACGCCGGCGCCGTCGCAGCGATCTCCAACGGCCGCACCAACGACGTGCGGGAGATCGCCGAGCTCGGCCTCCCCGTGTTCTCGCGCGGTGCCACTCCGCTCACCACCCGGATCCACGGCCTCGAGGGACGCATCAACGTGCCCGTGGCGATCGGAGGCGTCGTGATAATGCCGGGCGATGTGGTCTTCGGCGACGAGGACGGCGTGTGCGTCATCCCGCGTGCCGAGGCCGCCGACGTGAGCGAACGACTCGCGGAGATGGAGGCCGACCCGGTCACCCGGTCACTCCGATCGACGGTCGCCGCCGGCACGCCCCTCGGCCGCATCACCGGAGCCGAGCGCCACTTCGGCGGAGGACGGCATGAGTGA
- a CDS encoding carbon-nitrogen hydrolase family protein, translated as MSDTVIDPAPKPDGSPSASLVVACVQPTSALSSADNLADCLRIARDADSRGVRLLVFPESASSRSDDVSVATEAQALDGPFLSGLIAGLADLDMTVVCGVTEATVTEADQEGRPYNTLVAFRSGAVIAVYRKMHLYDAAGMRESDTFSPGDGPVSTFDVDGFRVGMMTCYDIRFPELARLLAVDGADVIAVPTSWVRGPLKEEQWLTLCAARAIENTVYLLGAAQTGGLRIGRSVVVAPDGVVQSALGSEEDVLVSSLSRSRLDDVRRAFPLLAQRRFTVSTTARERTASP; from the coding sequence ATGAGTGACACCGTGATCGATCCCGCGCCGAAGCCCGACGGATCACCGTCGGCCTCGCTCGTCGTCGCCTGCGTCCAGCCGACGAGCGCGCTGTCGTCGGCCGACAACCTGGCCGACTGCCTGCGGATCGCCCGCGATGCAGACTCCCGCGGCGTCCGCCTCCTGGTCTTCCCCGAGTCGGCGTCCAGCCGCTCGGACGACGTGTCCGTGGCAACGGAGGCGCAGGCCCTCGATGGGCCCTTCCTGTCCGGCCTCATCGCGGGCCTCGCCGATCTGGACATGACGGTCGTCTGCGGAGTCACCGAAGCGACCGTCACCGAGGCGGATCAGGAGGGGCGGCCGTACAACACCCTCGTCGCCTTCCGATCGGGGGCGGTCATCGCCGTCTACCGGAAGATGCACCTCTACGACGCCGCGGGAATGCGGGAATCCGACACGTTCTCGCCGGGCGACGGCCCCGTGTCGACGTTCGACGTCGACGGCTTCCGGGTGGGGATGATGACCTGCTACGACATCCGGTTCCCAGAACTCGCCCGGCTGCTCGCCGTAGATGGCGCCGACGTCATCGCCGTGCCCACGTCGTGGGTCCGCGGTCCGCTCAAGGAGGAGCAGTGGCTCACCCTGTGCGCCGCCCGGGCGATCGAGAACACGGTCTACCTCCTCGGGGCCGCGCAGACGGGAGGACTCCGGATCGGGCGCTCCGTCGTCGTCGCGCCCGACGGGGTCGTCCAATCGGCGCTCGGATCGGAGGAGGATGTGCTCGTGTCCAGCCTCTCCCGTTCCCGGCTCGACGACGTGCGCCGCGCTTTCCCGCTCCTCGCGCAGCGTCGGTTCACCGTCTCCACGACGGCTCGGGAGCGGACCGCCTCACCGTGA
- a CDS encoding aminotransferase class I/II-fold pyridoxal phosphate-dependent enzyme has translation MLDVSSRGIASYVAELIRTGRIAHGDVLPQVRILARELRVSPATVSAAWGLLKKRGLLVGTGKSGIRVASAVGFVQGLEVYATMPGTNDLRLIYPDPELLPALDQALIGAARQPNLNEYYDSAILPGLQEAIEPSWPTTADGFAVANGGADAVWSVLQSNSVPGDRVVVESPTQPQLVSLMLDLGLTLVPVPYGDEGLDIRAFREALATRPVAVFFQPRAHVPTGRSTSRERAREIAAALRGPHRPLVIEYDDLGALTRAPHHSVAEHLPEQTVVIRSYEKSYGPDLRLAVIGASASVIRNTHSQIRLTRQWTSRILQSALQWMLQDDGTAAVIDTARRTYAERLDTFVGLLRDRGIPVSARDGFCVWVPVLDEVAATTELAARGVVVLRGSSSFPGDGTPHVRVATSRLTVEAMPQLADLIASAAGRFS, from the coding sequence GTGCTCGACGTGTCGTCGCGCGGGATCGCGTCCTACGTAGCCGAGCTCATCAGGACCGGACGCATCGCCCACGGCGACGTCCTCCCGCAGGTGCGCATCCTCGCCCGCGAGCTGCGCGTGAGCCCCGCCACGGTGTCCGCCGCGTGGGGACTCCTCAAGAAGCGCGGACTCCTCGTGGGAACGGGGAAGTCGGGGATCCGCGTCGCGAGCGCCGTGGGCTTCGTCCAAGGCCTCGAGGTGTACGCGACCATGCCGGGGACGAACGACCTCCGGCTCATCTACCCCGACCCCGAGCTCCTTCCGGCCCTCGACCAGGCGCTCATCGGGGCCGCGCGTCAGCCGAACCTCAACGAGTACTACGACTCGGCGATCCTTCCGGGCCTCCAGGAGGCGATCGAGCCGAGCTGGCCGACCACGGCCGACGGGTTCGCCGTCGCGAACGGCGGGGCCGACGCGGTGTGGTCGGTGCTCCAGTCGAACTCGGTGCCCGGCGACCGGGTGGTCGTCGAATCACCCACCCAGCCGCAGCTCGTGAGCCTCATGCTCGACCTGGGACTCACCCTCGTGCCCGTGCCCTACGGGGACGAGGGTCTCGACATCCGCGCGTTCCGCGAGGCGCTCGCGACGCGTCCCGTCGCCGTCTTCTTCCAGCCCCGCGCACACGTGCCCACGGGCCGGTCGACCTCGCGCGAGCGCGCGCGCGAGATCGCCGCGGCGCTCCGCGGACCCCATCGGCCCCTCGTCATCGAGTACGACGACCTCGGGGCACTCACGCGCGCGCCCCATCATTCCGTGGCCGAACACCTCCCGGAGCAGACGGTCGTGATCCGCTCGTACGAGAAGTCGTACGGCCCCGACCTCCGGCTCGCCGTCATCGGCGCCTCGGCGTCGGTGATCCGCAACACGCACTCCCAGATCCGGCTCACGCGGCAGTGGACGTCGCGCATCCTCCAGTCCGCTCTGCAGTGGATGCTGCAGGACGATGGCACGGCCGCGGTCATCGACACAGCACGACGGACCTACGCCGAGCGGCTCGACACGTTCGTCGGCCTCCTCCGTGATCGGGGCATCCCCGTGTCAGCGCGAGATGGGTTCTGCGTGTGGGTGCCGGTGCTCGACGAGGTCGCCGCCACGACCGAGCTCGCCGCCCGCGGCGTCGTCGTGCTCCGCGGCTCATCGTCCTTCCCCGGCGACGGGACCCCTCACGTCCGCGTCGCGACCTCGCGGCTCACCGTCGAGGCCATGCCGCAGCTCGCCGATCTCATCGCATCGGCCGCTGGACGGTTCTCGTGA